The Couchioplanes caeruleus nucleotide sequence TCGAGCGATACCTGGCCGACCCCGCCAGAATCCTGCTCGTCGCCGAGGACGAGGACGGCAAGGCTGTCGGGTACGCGATGCTCATCGGCGGAGCGATCACCGATCCGGAGCTGGCGGCGACCGTGGCGGGGGCGGGCGACGGGGTGAGCATCGAGCTCAGCAAGTTCTACGTGTCGGCGGACAGCCACGGCACCGGTGTGGCCTCGACGCTGATGACGGACACCCTGGCGGCGGCCGCGGGAACGGGGGCGGCGATCTGCTGGCTGGGCGTCAACCAGCGCAACGTACGGGCGGCGAAGTTCTACGCGAAGCACGGGTTCGAGATCGTCGGCACCAAGCGGTTCCTGGTCGGCGAGGTGTGGCACGACGACCACGTACGGGCCCGGCGTCTCTGAGCCTGCCGGCGTCAGAGTCGGGCGCTGCGCGGGTGTCGGCGTCCGGCCCTCGTGCGGGTGTCGGGCCTTGCGGGGCCTCGGCGTCCGGCTCTCGCGCGGGTGCCGGGTCTCGCGCGGGCCTCGGCGTCCGGCCCTCGCGCGGGTGTCGGGGTCCGGCCTGCGTGGGGTCAGTGGAGGTGGCCGGCCGGGGTGCCGAACCAGGCCGCCGTGCCGGGCTCGAGCGCGCACTCGATGCGCCGGCGGGTCAGGTCGCCGATCGGAGGCAGGTCCGCCAGGCGGAACCAGCCCACCGCCAGCGACTCGTCGTCGTTCACCCGCGCCTGGCCGCCGACCGCGTGGCAGCGGAACGTGATGTCGACGTACTCGGTGCGGTCGCCGTTGGGGTAGGTGTTCGGCGGCTGGGTGAAGACGCTGGTGATCCGCTCGGGGACGACGTGGACGGCGGTCTCCTCGTACACCTCTCGGACGACCGTGTCGGCCGGCTGCTCCCCCGGGTCCATGACCCCCGCGATGAGCGACCACCGGCCGTTGTCGGCGCGCTGACCGAGCAGGAGCCGCTGCTCGTCGTCGAACACGACGGCGGTGACGCCGGGCAGGAGCAGCAGCCGGTGACCGACGACCTCCCGCAAGCTGTGCAGGTACGGCGAAATGGGCATGTCCGGAAGATAGGCGCCGCCGGAGCGGACGCCCGGGCACCGGCATGCCGTGTCGAGGGTGACGCGCGCACGAACCCCGAGCCGGGGCGCAACACGCGGCGCGTCACTTCACCAGTGGGCGCACCTCCTCTGCGACGAAACGGATGAAACCCTCGGGCGACGGCTCGTCGAGCGTCGGCTGGAGGATGACCGTGTCCGCACCCGCCGCCGCCATCTGCTCGACCACCGCGGCGATGTCGGCCGCGTCGCCGTGGGCACCCAGCCACGGCGCGCCGTACTTCTCGCGGTCGCGGGCCAGGCGGTCGACCGCGTCGGGGCCGGTGGCGGCCGGCATGAAGACCACGATTTCGTGCCCCTCGGGCGGCTGGATGTGGGTCCGGGCCTCGCGGAGCGTGTCGGGCGTGGTGCTGCCGGTCAGGATCGTGCCGTCGGCGAGCTCGCCGGCGAGGCGGAGGGTCTTCGGGCCGGTGCCGCCGATGAACACGCGGGGCGCGGCGGCCGGCGGCCAGTCCAGTTTGACGTCGTCGAGGCGGACGAAGCGGCCGTCCGTGGTCACCGCCTCGCCGTTGAGCAGGGACTTCAGCGCCGTCGTGTATTCGCGGAGCAAAGTCATCGGCGATGCCGCCCGCGCGCCGACCTGGCCCATCCACTCCTGGACGCCATGGCCCAGGCCGACGATCGGACGGTCGCCGAACATGCGGTGCAGCGTCGCGACCTCCATCGCCGTCACCGCGACGTTGCGGAACGGCACGGGGAGGATGCCGATGCCGACCTTGAGCCGGGTGGTCACGGCCAGCGCCGCGGCGGCCGCCGAGATGCCGCCGGCGAGGAAGGAGTCCTCCCACAGCCATAGCTGCTCGAGGCCCGCCTCGTCTGCCGCGCGGGCCACCTCGGGCAGGCGCTCGGGAGGGTTCTGGGGCAGGAAGATCGCACCGAGATCAGTCACCGGTCCATCGTCCATGGTGCCTGTGACAAAATCCGGCCCGTTTCGAGCAGCGTCTTCAGATTCGACAGCACGGCCGGCCATCCGCTCGCCACGTCGGCGTGCTCCTGCTCGGTGGCCAGGTTCTCGTGCGTCACGGTCAGCCGGACGATCTCGTGGAACCCCTCGATCTCGAAGGTGACCTGCGACGACTCGCTCAGGTCGGCGGGGTCGGACCAGGTCGTGACCAGGCGTACGGGCGGCCGGCTCTCCACGACCGTGCCCACGACGTCGGCGACGCCGGAGCCGTCGGTGCGCCGGTGCTCCCACCGGGAACCGGGCTGCCAGTCCGAGACGTTGGCGTGCCCCCAGTAGCTCGCGGTCAGGTCGGCGTCGGTCAGCGCGTGCCATACCTGCTCCGGGGTGCTCTCGATGTAGGTGACGTAGACGTACGTGGGCCGGTCGCTCATCGCGCTCTCCGCTCTGCGTTTGACGGCGCTGAGGGCCCGCAGCCGCGGGCGCTCGAACCTGTCGATCCAGCGCTCCTGCATCTCGTGCAGCGGCACCGGGTTGAGGTAGTGGACCTTCTCGCGCCCGCGGCGCACCGTGCTGACCAGGTTGGCCGCCTCCAGCAGGGCCAGGTGCTGGGTGGCCGACTGCCGGGTCATGGCGACGTGGCCGCACAGCTCGCCCAGCGTCTGGCCGTTGCGCTCGCGCAGCAGGTCGAGCAGGTGACGGCGGGTCGGGTCGGCGAGTGCCTTGAACACCAGATCCATACGCCACGTTAGGCAGGCATATACCTGCATGTCAATCCCGCCGAACGGGTGACCCCGATGGAGTGAGGTACCCGTTGACCTCCCGCGGCCGCGGACGAAGACTCCGGTTGTTCTCGACGGCGGGAGGCCGTGCCATGGGGGAAGAACCTCCGTACCTGATCGAGCCCGGCGAATCACCACTGTCAGTCACCGCGGACCGGGACGGATCCTTCGTCGACGTCACCGTGACGGGGCACTGGACGGCCGCACTGCAGGCTGCTGTCGGCCGTACGCTCCGCAACTGCCTGGCCGAACGCCCGGCCGGCATCGTGGTCGACCTGCACGGACTGGTCGATCCGGCGGCCGCGAGCGTGCCCACCTGGGTCTCCGCCGCCGGCACGGCAGCGGACGCCATGCCGGCTGTGCACCTCGCACTGTGCCTCCCACCCGACTCGGCGCTCGCGTCCGCGCTGCGATCGGCCGATTGCGAGTCGGTGCTGGACACGCCCGAGGAGGCCCGGGCGGCACTGACCGAGAACTGCCCGCCGGCCGAGGTCATCCGGCTGCGCCTGGCGCCCTCGCCCATGGCACCGTGCGAGGCACGCAACCTCGTCGGCGACGCTTGCCACGAATGGGACCTGCAGGCGGTGCTGCACCCCGGGCGGGCGGTGATGTCCGAGCTGGTGGCGAACGCCGTCGAGCACGCGCGTACGGACATGGACATCGCGGTCTCCCGGCGCGGGACCGCGCTGCACCTCGTCGTCCGGGATCGCACCCGGCAGCTGCCCCGGATCATCGACCTGGCGCCGGTCGAGCCGGGGCTGCCACTCGACGAACGGGGTCACGGGCTCCGGGTCGTGCACGCCGACTCGACGGCGTGGGGCGCGATCCCGGTCACGGACGGCAAGATGGTGTGGGCGACCGTACGCGACCGGGCGGGGCGCCGGCGCCGCTGGTGAACCGACGGCCGGGCTCATCGGCTCAGCCGGACGCGGGTCTCCATCAGGGCGAAGCCGAGCAGGTTGAGGCCTCGCCACCGGGCCGGATCGGCGGCGCGCTCGTCGGTGGCCGCGAGGCCGATGCCCCAGACGCGGTCGGTCGGGCTCGCCTCCACCAGCACGCGCTCGCCGGTGCCGAGCAGGAAGTCACGCAGCTCGGCGCGCTGCCCGAACTTCGCGAGGCCGGCCTCGACGACGATGCCGTAGCGCTGGGCGGCCCACGTCTCCTCGTCGAACCCGCGGACGCGGCGGCCCAGCATCTTCGCCTGCCGCGGATGGCTCGCGGCGACGATGCGCCCGGCCGCTTCCTCGTCGCCGAAGAGGAGCGCCTTGCGCCACATCATGTAGTGCTCGGCCGTGGCGAACCGGACGCCGTCCACGCTGAACAGGGACGGCCACCACTGACTCAGGCAACCCGCCCCGATGCTGCCGTCCCGCTGCGGACGGTGGCCCCAGAAGAACAGGTAGTTCACCGGCTCGTCCGACTCGACGAGATCTTGAACGGTACGCGGCATGGCTTTCACGTCGGGCAGTATGCCGCGACCCTCCGACATCTTCGGCCGAGTTTCCGGTGGCCGACCACTGTGGAGTTCCGGCGCCGGAAAAATGTCGGAGGGTGCCGCTAGGTTCGTCAGTGCGGATCGGCGCCACGGGGGCGCCGATCCGTCCATACCTCACGGCGCTCCGGCGCCGCGCAGCAGGACCTCGGCCGTGTGGCGGAGGCGGTCGCGCAGCTCAGGGGGCGATTCGATGACGAAGTCGGCGCCGATCACGCCGAGCAGCATGATCGGCCAGCTCAGGTCGTCGACGCTCATCCGCAACCGGCACAGCGGCACACCGGAGCTCGAACTTTGCTCGGGGCGAAGGCCGTCGACCGGGCGGGCGGCGGGGTTCGCACCGGAGCCGGCGGCTGCGTCACCAGGCCGCGCGTCGGGCGGCACATCGGCCGACACCTGCGGCACACCGGCCGACGCGGGACGCGCGTCAGAGCGCGCCGGCCGCGCGTCAGAGGGCACCGGCCGCGCGTCAGAGGGCACCGGCCGCGCGTCTGAGGCCGCGCTCTCCGCCGGGCCGGGCAGCGGTTCCACGGCCGCCCACTGGCCGGCCATCGCGCGTACCGACTCGGCGTCGCTGTGCAGGACGACCGAGACGTCGTACCGGTTGGGCACCGAGGCGAGCCGTCCGCGCAGCCACGCCACCGGGTCCCCTCCCGGGATGTCCCGGGGCCGGAAGCGGGCTCCCGTCATCGCCGGTTCGCTCAGGCGGTCGACGCGGAAGCTGCGCCAGTCGCCGCGGTCGAGGTCCCACGCCATCAGGTACCAGCGGCGGCCGAGCGGGACGAGGCGGTGGGGTTCGACGTGGCGGTCGGCCGTGTCGCCGTCGCGGGGCGTGTACGCGAACCGGAGCCGTTCCTCCCCGCGGCAGGCCATCGCCAGCGTGGTGAGCACGGTGGCGTCGAGGGTCGGGCCGCCGCCGAGCACGCCGGGGGCGGTCATGGCGCGCAGCGCGTCGATGCGGCGGCGCAGGCGGGGTGGGAGGAGCTGGATGACTTTGGCGAGGGCGCGTACCGATGTCTCCTCGAAGCCGGCGACCGCCCCCGCGGCCGCGGTTCGCAGGCCGATGGCGATGGCGACCGCTTCCTCGTCGTCGAGGAGCAGCGGGGGCATCGCCGCGCCGGCCTGGAGCTGGTAGCCGCCGGCGACCCCGCGCGCCGCGTCGACCGGGTAACCGAGTTCCCGGAGGCGGTCGACGTCGCGGCGCAGGGTGCGGGGGCTGACGTCGAGGCGATCGGCGAGTTCGGCGCCCGGCCAGTAGCGGTGGGTCTGCAGCAGGGAGAGGAGCCGGAGCATCCGCGCGCTCGTGTTCGCCATGGTTCGAGGCTCCCGCCGATTGAGGTCAGATTCTGGCCGGTGGACACCTTATCGGGACAGCCTGGCTGTCCGTCCGGTACGGGCGCGCAGCCGCTACGGTCGGTCGGAGATCATCGGCGACGCGGGCGCGCCGCGCAGGAGCACCGAGGGCGCGCAAAGCGACCGGGAACCAACAGAGGAGCGGGGCGGATGTTCGGTTGGCGGAGGCGGGAGCCGTACCTGATTCCGCGGACGCTGGGGCGGATCATCGAGGGGCTCAGCCGGTCCCGGCCGGAGGCGCCGCGGCAGGTCCGCCGATCGAATCCGGATGCCGTGGTGGACTGCGCCGTCTACCAGGCGGGCGGCCGCCGGTCCGGCCGCGCGCATTACGCCGACGCCGTCAAGGCCGTCGCCCGGCAGCGG carries:
- a CDS encoding GNAT family N-acetyltransferase, producing MAITTRRADPADAPALHDLAARTFGLATPPGTLQSDIEAFISQHLSPDSFERYLADPARILLVAEDEDGKAVGYAMLIGGAITDPELAATVAGAGDGVSIELSKFYVSADSHGTGVASTLMTDTLAAAAGTGAAICWLGVNQRNVRAAKFYAKHGFEIVGTKRFLVGEVWHDDHVRARRL
- a CDS encoding NUDIX hydrolase; translated protein: MPISPYLHSLREVVGHRLLLLPGVTAVVFDDEQRLLLGQRADNGRWSLIAGVMDPGEQPADTVVREVYEETAVHVVPERITSVFTQPPNTYPNGDRTEYVDITFRCHAVGGQARVNDDESLAVGWFRLADLPPIGDLTRRRIECALEPGTAAWFGTPAGHLH
- a CDS encoding LLM class flavin-dependent oxidoreductase — its product is MTDLGAIFLPQNPPERLPEVARAADEAGLEQLWLWEDSFLAGGISAAAAALAVTTRLKVGIGILPVPFRNVAVTAMEVATLHRMFGDRPIVGLGHGVQEWMGQVGARAASPMTLLREYTTALKSLLNGEAVTTDGRFVRLDDVKLDWPPAAAPRVFIGGTGPKTLRLAGELADGTILTGSTTPDTLREARTHIQPPEGHEIVVFMPAATGPDAVDRLARDREKYGAPWLGAHGDAADIAAVVEQMAAAGADTVILQPTLDEPSPEGFIRFVAEEVRPLVK
- a CDS encoding ArsR/SmtB family transcription factor translates to MDLVFKALADPTRRHLLDLLRERNGQTLGELCGHVAMTRQSATQHLALLEAANLVSTVRRGREKVHYLNPVPLHEMQERWIDRFERPRLRALSAVKRRAESAMSDRPTYVYVTYIESTPEQVWHALTDADLTASYWGHANVSDWQPGSRWEHRRTDGSGVADVVGTVVESRPPVRLVTTWSDPADLSESSQVTFEIEGFHEIVRLTVTHENLATEQEHADVASGWPAVLSNLKTLLETGRILSQAPWTMDR
- a CDS encoding ATP-binding protein; amino-acid sequence: MGEEPPYLIEPGESPLSVTADRDGSFVDVTVTGHWTAALQAAVGRTLRNCLAERPAGIVVDLHGLVDPAAASVPTWVSAAGTAADAMPAVHLALCLPPDSALASALRSADCESVLDTPEEARAALTENCPPAEVIRLRLAPSPMAPCEARNLVGDACHEWDLQAVLHPGRAVMSELVANAVEHARTDMDIAVSRRGTALHLVVRDRTRQLPRIIDLAPVEPGLPLDERGHGLRVVHADSTAWGAIPVTDGKMVWATVRDRAGRRRRW
- a CDS encoding NADAR family protein, with amino-acid sequence MPRTVQDLVESDEPVNYLFFWGHRPQRDGSIGAGCLSQWWPSLFSVDGVRFATAEHYMMWRKALLFGDEEAAGRIVAASHPRQAKMLGRRVRGFDEETWAAQRYGIVVEAGLAKFGQRAELRDFLLGTGERVLVEASPTDRVWGIGLAATDERAADPARWRGLNLLGFALMETRVRLSR
- a CDS encoding WYL domain-containing protein is translated as MANTSARMLRLLSLLQTHRYWPGAELADRLDVSPRTLRRDVDRLRELGYPVDAARGVAGGYQLQAGAAMPPLLLDDEEAVAIAIGLRTAAAGAVAGFEETSVRALAKVIQLLPPRLRRRIDALRAMTAPGVLGGGPTLDATVLTTLAMACRGEERLRFAYTPRDGDTADRHVEPHRLVPLGRRWYLMAWDLDRGDWRSFRVDRLSEPAMTGARFRPRDIPGGDPVAWLRGRLASVPNRYDVSVVLHSDAESVRAMAGQWAAVEPLPGPAESAASDARPVPSDARPVPSDARPARSDARPASAGVPQVSADVPPDARPGDAAAGSGANPAARPVDGLRPEQSSSSGVPLCRLRMSVDDLSWPIMLLGVIGADFVIESPPELRDRLRHTAEVLLRGAGAP